Proteins encoded by one window of Pseudomonas tructae:
- the pqqB gene encoding pyrroloquinoline quinone biosynthesis protein PqqB, whose product MYIQILGSAAGGGFPQWNCNCANCQGFRDGSLRATARTQSSIALSDDGLHWVLCNASPDIRAQLQGFAPMQPARALRDTGINAIVLLDSQIDHTTGLLSLREGCPHQVWCTEMVHQDLSTGFPLFTILSHWNGGLQWNRIELEGSFVIDACPNLRFTPFPLRSAAPPYSPHRFDPHPGDNLGLMVEDLRTGGKLFYAPGLGQVDTNLLQMMAEADCLLVDGTLWEDDEMQRRGVGTRTGREMGHLAQNGPGGMLEVLDGFRRQRKVLIHINNTNPILDEDSAERAECVRRGVEVAFDGMSITL is encoded by the coding sequence ATGTATATCCAGATTCTAGGTTCCGCTGCCGGTGGCGGGTTTCCACAGTGGAACTGCAACTGCGCAAATTGCCAGGGCTTTCGCGACGGCAGCTTGCGCGCCACGGCGCGAACCCAGTCATCGATCGCCCTGTCTGACGACGGTCTCCACTGGGTGCTGTGCAATGCCTCGCCGGATATCCGCGCGCAACTGCAAGGCTTCGCCCCAATGCAACCGGCCCGCGCCCTGCGCGACACCGGGATCAACGCCATCGTTTTGCTCGACAGCCAGATCGACCACACCACCGGCCTGCTCAGCCTGCGCGAGGGCTGCCCGCACCAGGTCTGGTGTACCGAGATGGTCCATCAGGATCTGAGCACCGGCTTTCCGCTGTTCACTATCCTCAGCCACTGGAACGGCGGCCTGCAATGGAACCGCATCGAGCTCGAAGGCAGTTTCGTCATCGACGCCTGCCCGAACCTGCGCTTCACCCCCTTCCCGCTGCGCAGCGCGGCACCACCCTACTCGCCGCACCGCTTCGACCCACACCCGGGCGACAACCTCGGGCTGATGGTCGAGGACCTGCGCACCGGCGGTAAGCTGTTCTATGCCCCTGGCCTGGGCCAGGTCGATACCAATCTGCTGCAGATGATGGCCGAAGCCGACTGCCTGCTGGTCGACGGCACCCTGTGGGAGGATGATGAAATGCAGCGCCGTGGCGTCGGCACCCGCACTGGCCGCGAGATGGGCCACCTGGCGCAGAACGGCCCGGGCGGCATGCTCGAGGTGCTGGACGGTTTCAGGCGCCAGCGCAAGGTGCTTATCCACATCAACAACACCAACCCGATTCTCGATGAGGATTCGGCCGAACGCGCCGAATGCGTACGCCGCGGCGTCGAAGTCGCCTTCGACGGTATGAGCATCACCCTCTAG
- the pqqA gene encoding pyrroloquinoline quinone precursor peptide PqqA: MWTKPAYTDLRIGFEVTMYFASR, translated from the coding sequence ATGTGGACCAAACCTGCTTACACTGACCTGCGTATCGGCTTTGAAGTGACCATGTATTTCGCAAGCCGCTGA
- the pqqD gene encoding pyrroloquinoline quinone biosynthesis peptide chaperone PqqD, whose product MSFDRAQVPTWRPGYRFQYEPAQKGHVLLYPEGMIKLNESAALIGGLINGQRDVAAIIAELDQQFPGVPELGSDIEQFMEVARAEHWISLA is encoded by the coding sequence ATGAGTTTTGATCGCGCACAAGTCCCGACATGGCGCCCGGGTTATCGTTTCCAGTACGAGCCGGCACAAAAAGGCCATGTGCTGCTGTATCCGGAAGGGATGATCAAGCTCAACGAAAGCGCCGCGCTGATCGGCGGGCTGATCAACGGCCAGCGCGACGTCGCCGCGATCATTGCCGAGCTGGACCAGCAGTTCCCCGGTGTACCCGAGCTCGGTAGTGACATCGAGCAGTTCATGGAGGTCGCCCGTGCCGAACACTGGATCAGCCTTGCCTGA
- the pqqE gene encoding pyrroloquinoline quinone biosynthesis protein PqqE: MPNTGSALPELPAKPEVGLPLWLLAELTYRCPLQCPYCSNPLDFAAQGQELSTEQWFKVMAEAREMGAAQLGFSGGEPLVRQDLAELIGEGRRLGYYTNLITSGIGLTEQKIAAFKEAGLDHIQISFQASDEQVNNLLAGSKKAFAQKLEMARAVKDHGYPMVLNFVTHRHNIDKIDRIIELCVALEADFVELATCQFYGWAHLNRVGLLPTRAQLERAERITNEYRAKLQAAGSPCKLIFVTPDYYEERPKACMNGWGSVFLTVTPDGTALPCHGARQLPVQFPNVREHSMQHIWYDSFGFNRFRGYDWMPEPCRSCDEKEKDFGGCRCQAFMLTGDASNADPVCAKSADHGMILKAREDAEHAHQTIDELTFRNERNSRVIVRG, translated from the coding sequence GTGCCGAACACTGGATCAGCCTTGCCTGAGCTGCCGGCAAAGCCCGAAGTCGGCCTGCCGCTGTGGCTGCTCGCCGAGCTGACCTACCGTTGCCCGCTGCAATGCCCGTACTGCTCCAACCCCCTGGACTTCGCCGCCCAGGGGCAGGAGCTAAGTACCGAGCAATGGTTCAAGGTCATGGCCGAGGCGCGGGAAATGGGCGCCGCACAGCTGGGGTTTTCCGGCGGTGAGCCGCTGGTGCGCCAGGACCTCGCCGAATTGATCGGCGAAGGTCGGCGCCTAGGCTATTACACCAACCTGATCACCTCCGGCATCGGCCTGACCGAGCAGAAGATCGCCGCCTTCAAGGAAGCCGGGTTGGACCATATCCAGATCAGCTTCCAGGCCAGCGACGAGCAGGTGAATAACCTGCTGGCCGGCTCGAAAAAGGCCTTCGCGCAGAAGCTGGAAATGGCCCGGGCGGTCAAGGACCACGGCTACCCGATGGTGCTGAATTTCGTCACTCATCGGCACAACATCGACAAGATCGACCGCATCATCGAGCTGTGCGTGGCCCTGGAAGCCGACTTCGTCGAACTGGCCACCTGTCAGTTCTATGGTTGGGCGCACCTTAACCGTGTCGGCCTGCTGCCGACCCGTGCCCAGCTCGAACGCGCCGAACGCATCACCAATGAATACCGGGCCAAGCTGCAGGCCGCCGGGAGCCCGTGCAAGCTGATTTTCGTCACCCCGGACTACTACGAAGAGCGCCCCAAAGCCTGCATGAATGGCTGGGGCAGCGTGTTCCTCACCGTTACCCCAGACGGCACCGCCCTGCCCTGCCACGGTGCCCGGCAGTTACCGGTGCAGTTCCCCAATGTGCGCGAGCACAGCATGCAGCACATCTGGTACGACTCGTTCGGCTTCAACCGCTTCCGCGGCTATGACTGGATGCCCGAACCGTGCCGATCCTGTGACGAGAAAGAAAAGGACTTCGGCGGCTGCCGCTGCCAGGCCTTCATGCTCACCGGCGATGCCAGCAATGCCGACCCGGTGTGCGCCAAGTCGGCCGACCACGGCATGATCCTCAAGGCCCGCGAAGACGCCGAGCATGCCCATCAGACCATCGACGAGCTGACCTTCCGTAATGAGCGAAACTCCCGTGTCATTGTCCGCGGCTGA
- the pqqF gene encoding pyrroloquinoline quinone biosynthesis protein PqqF, with amino-acid sequence MPSALRLLTLDNGLQVTLRHAPRLKRCAAAVRVRAGSHDAPPAWPGLAHFLEHLFFLGNQRFALEDGLMRYVQHHGGQVNASTRERTTEFFFEVPPAAFSGGLERLCEMLAHPCLELERQVREREVIHAEFIAWSRNPQAQRQFALLQSAGSDHPLSAFHAGNRYSLQVRSQAFQAALRDFHRLFYHAGQITLSLSGPQSLDALESLAHQNAQVFRAGTQVQQSLPPSFNSQAPLRLQSERQLDVLYPCEQLCAGFEHAIDFLTTWLSNTQPGGFPATLRERDWLAQFAFCSLYSFAGQTLLHAGMTLTDAADAEQAYALLGDWLAFLRTTDLSSINQEYGRLQQCRELSAGAVELARRDSAGQPFRALDEQGLAALGLILRTMLDGQLHTASEPWRLPPANPLLNVTPVTVPATAAPEGLTLSSLLPSTRQHGVIYLRWQLASALRVRLWQVLDRGLQALREQAAQAGVQVQLSSCDRYWQLRCAGNGAVVVAVVEQALAILRHPCSQSWTPGTAEQPDAMPIRALLRQLPEQLLGRVDEALPACTISQSDLDSLWEYSTWNGLATGFSATEQSALNRALGKVPGRAGQHPPARIAAVRRWRTLPPATSEQALLLFCPVADQATGRLLAQHLQGPFYQRLRVELNLGYAVFSAFRQIEGCNGLLFGVQSPSASHAEIIGHIQTMLDDLANQLSCTDTDKQALAAQFNEPAMANHDVAEWAWQAHLAGNHQARLSDLHAAILALDTLQLQRLARQASQAEQGWLCLANGPAPGAHWH; translated from the coding sequence ATGCCCAGCGCCCTTCGCCTCCTGACCCTCGACAATGGCCTGCAGGTCACCCTGCGCCACGCCCCGCGGCTCAAGCGCTGCGCTGCGGCGGTGCGGGTCCGGGCCGGCAGCCATGACGCACCACCGGCATGGCCGGGCCTGGCGCACTTTCTCGAACACCTGTTTTTTCTCGGCAATCAACGCTTCGCCCTGGAAGACGGCCTGATGCGCTACGTGCAGCATCACGGCGGCCAAGTGAATGCCAGCACCCGTGAACGCACCACCGAGTTCTTCTTCGAAGTGCCGCCAGCAGCCTTTTCTGGTGGCCTCGAGCGCCTGTGCGAGATGCTTGCGCACCCTTGCTTGGAGCTTGAACGGCAAGTGCGTGAACGGGAAGTGATCCATGCCGAGTTCATTGCCTGGTCGCGCAACCCTCAAGCACAGCGGCAGTTTGCGTTGCTTCAGAGCGCAGGCAGTGATCATCCGCTGAGCGCTTTTCATGCGGGTAACCGTTACAGCTTGCAGGTTCGAAGCCAGGCGTTCCAGGCGGCGCTACGGGATTTTCACCGGTTGTTCTATCACGCCGGGCAAATCACCTTGAGCCTGAGCGGACCACAAAGCCTCGACGCACTGGAGTCTCTGGCGCACCAAAACGCGCAAGTGTTCAGAGCCGGGACGCAAGTGCAGCAATCACTACCGCCGAGTTTCAACAGCCAAGCTCCGCTACGGCTTCAAAGCGAGCGGCAACTGGATGTGCTGTATCCGTGCGAGCAGCTTTGCGCAGGCTTTGAACACGCTATCGACTTTCTTACGACCTGGCTAAGCAACACCCAGCCTGGCGGCTTTCCGGCGACCCTGCGAGAGCGAGATTGGCTGGCACAGTTCGCATTTTGCTCACTCTACAGTTTTGCCGGCCAGACCCTGCTGCATGCAGGCATGACACTCACAGATGCCGCCGATGCCGAGCAGGCGTATGCACTGCTGGGCGACTGGCTGGCGTTCTTGCGAACGACTGACTTGAGCAGCATCAATCAGGAATATGGCCGCTTGCAGCAGTGCCGCGAACTCAGCGCCGGCGCAGTGGAACTGGCGCGCCGGGATAGCGCCGGGCAACCCTTCCGGGCACTGGACGAGCAAGGGCTCGCGGCGCTTGGGTTGATACTCAGGACAATGCTCGATGGCCAGCTGCACACAGCCAGCGAGCCTTGGCGGCTGCCCCCGGCCAATCCGTTGCTCAACGTTACACCTGTGACCGTTCCCGCAACCGCCGCTCCCGAGGGGCTGACCCTGTCCTCCTTGTTACCGTCGACACGTCAGCACGGTGTTATCTACTTGCGTTGGCAACTGGCCTCGGCCTTGCGCGTGCGACTCTGGCAGGTACTGGATCGTGGGCTGCAAGCCCTGCGCGAACAGGCGGCGCAAGCAGGTGTGCAGGTGCAATTGAGCAGCTGCGACCGATACTGGCAATTGCGCTGTGCCGGCAACGGCGCCGTGGTGGTCGCAGTTGTCGAACAGGCACTGGCAATTTTGCGGCACCCCTGCAGCCAAAGCTGGACTCCCGGCACTGCCGAGCAGCCCGACGCCATGCCGATCCGTGCCCTGCTCCGGCAACTCCCGGAGCAACTGCTCGGCCGCGTCGACGAAGCGTTGCCGGCCTGTACCATCAGCCAGAGCGATCTTGACTCACTGTGGGAGTACTCAACCTGGAACGGGCTCGCGACCGGCTTCAGTGCCACCGAGCAGTCGGCACTGAACCGCGCCCTGGGCAAGGTGCCTGGGCGCGCAGGACAGCATCCGCCCGCCAGGATCGCAGCGGTGCGGCGCTGGCGAACCTTGCCGCCAGCCACCAGCGAACAGGCACTGCTGCTGTTTTGCCCAGTCGCCGATCAAGCCACAGGGCGGTTGCTTGCCCAGCATTTGCAAGGGCCCTTCTATCAACGGCTGCGGGTCGAATTGAATCTGGGCTACGCAGTCTTCAGCGCCTTTCGTCAGATCGAGGGCTGCAATGGCCTGCTGTTCGGCGTGCAATCGCCATCGGCCAGCCACGCCGAAATCATCGGACATATCCAGACAATGCTGGATGACCTGGCCAATCAGCTAAGCTGCACTGACACGGATAAACAGGCGCTGGCCGCGCAGTTCAACGAACCGGCCATGGCCAACCATGATGTGGCCGAATGGGCCTGGCAGGCGCATTTGGCAGGCAATCATCAAGCGCGGCTGAGCGATCTGCACGCAGCGATCCTGGCACTGGATACGCTACAGCTGCAACGCCTGGCCCGCCAGGCAAGCCAGGCCGAACAAGGCTGGTTGTGCCTGGCCAACGGCCCGGCACCTGGCGCACACTGGCACTGA
- a CDS encoding carbon-nitrogen hydrolase family protein encodes MRIALFQGEPQPLDVPGNLERLHQQAQLAAARGAELLVCPEMFLSGYNIGSEAVARLAEAEDGPSAMAVVEIAQSHRIAIAYGYPELAEDGQVFNSVQLIDAHGSSLCNYRKTHLFGGLDRAMFSPGPDHFPVVELNGWRLGLLICYDIEFPENARRLALAGAELILVPTANMVPFDFIAQITVRARAYENQCYLVYANYCGSEGEIHYCGQSSIVSPDGSILAMAGRDSALLSADLELQQVHQGRANTPYLHDLRPALYRTAGQ; translated from the coding sequence ATGCGCATCGCCCTGTTCCAAGGCGAACCGCAACCACTGGACGTCCCCGGCAATCTCGAGCGCCTGCACCAGCAGGCGCAACTGGCCGCAGCGCGCGGCGCCGAGTTGCTGGTGTGTCCGGAGATGTTTCTCAGCGGTTACAACATCGGCAGCGAAGCCGTGGCACGTCTGGCCGAGGCCGAAGACGGCCCCTCGGCCATGGCCGTGGTGGAAATAGCCCAGAGTCATCGCATCGCCATTGCCTACGGCTACCCGGAGCTGGCTGAGGACGGCCAGGTCTTCAACAGCGTGCAGTTGATCGACGCCCATGGCAGCAGCCTGTGCAACTACCGCAAGACCCATCTGTTCGGAGGCCTGGACCGGGCGATGTTCAGCCCCGGGCCAGACCACTTTCCGGTGGTCGAGCTCAACGGCTGGCGCCTGGGCCTGCTGATTTGCTACGACATCGAGTTCCCGGAAAACGCCCGACGCCTGGCCCTGGCCGGGGCCGAGCTGATCCTGGTGCCGACGGCGAACATGGTGCCCTTCGACTTCATTGCGCAGATCACCGTGCGCGCCCGCGCGTACGAGAACCAGTGCTATCTGGTGTATGCCAACTATTGCGGCAGCGAAGGCGAGATCCACTATTGCGGACAGAGCAGTATCGTCAGCCCGGATGGCAGCATCCTGGCCATGGCCGGCCGCGACAGCGCATTGCTGAGCGCGGACCTGGAACTGCAGCAAGTGCACCAAGGGCGAGCCAACACCCCCTACCTGCATGACCTGCGCCCCGCGCTCTACCGTACGGCAGGTCAATAA
- a CDS encoding RNA polymerase sigma factor: MTSKELEAAFKAHSGELRQFLRRKLQNPEAAADLAQEAYARLLRQPPAKPVSNLRAFIFRIGRNLAIDHVRSRDTREHLDQGLEYLYEVTGDSPELFNQVAAQQDLQALAQGIEQLPPLARLIFTLARLEGLPHKDIALQLDISLSSVEKHLAAALDFLRRKLQR; the protein is encoded by the coding sequence ATGACCTCCAAGGAACTGGAAGCGGCCTTCAAGGCGCACTCGGGAGAGTTGCGCCAATTTCTGCGACGCAAGTTGCAGAATCCCGAGGCTGCCGCCGATCTTGCTCAGGAAGCCTACGCTCGCCTGCTGCGCCAACCGCCAGCGAAACCGGTCAGCAATCTGCGTGCATTCATCTTTCGCATCGGTCGTAACCTGGCCATCGATCATGTCCGTAGTCGTGATACCCGCGAACACCTGGACCAGGGCCTGGAATATCTCTACGAAGTTACCGGAGACAGCCCTGAACTGTTCAACCAAGTGGCAGCCCAACAGGACCTGCAAGCACTGGCCCAGGGCATTGAGCAACTGCCGCCTCTGGCCCGGCTGATTTTTACCCTCGCCCGGCTTGAAGGACTGCCTCACAAAGATATTGCCCTCCAACTCGATATCTCGCTCAGTAGCGTTGAGAAACATCTGGCCGCTGCGCTGGACTTTTTACGCCGAAAGCTTCAGCGTTGA
- a CDS encoding S9 family peptidase, translated as MSETPVSLSAAERFSAEQAVAAGTDFAELRVAAQGLFWNEFRPSDGACRIWHWRAGQARCLTPNGFSVRSRVYEYGGGSFCLSDDGLVFVNEADQQLYAQDLDGGLPQLLSTGQCRFGDLRWANGQVLAVEESHGPGAVQHRLVAIAKGLREVLAEGADFYASPTVSADGTRLAWIEWSRPDQPWTATRLLYRQRQEDGQWGEPQCVAGSDGPQQSLQQPRFDGQGRLYCLSDRNGFWQPWGETATGWNPLPAAAADHAGAPWQLAASTWLPLDRHSYLASWFDNGFSRLGVCLADGSVEDYSGDYSRFRCLDLDEQHIYAIASSAICSPAVITINRHTHAVQILAGGALPLPAERISRPQALCYPSGDGIAHGFFYPPMNDDAQPPLLVFIHGGPTSACFPVLDPRIQYWTQRGFAVADLNYRGSSGYGRDYRQALHLRWGEVDVEDACAVVAHLAERKLIDPQRAFIRGGSAGGYTTLCALAFHAVFRAGASLYGVSDPQALARATHKFEGDYLDWLIGDPVADAERYQQRTPLLHAANIKVPVIFFQGELDAVVVPEQTRSMLDALKANGVRAEGHFYPSERHGFRTASNLAHALEAEWKFYSTTLASDHT; from the coding sequence ATGAGCGAAACTCCCGTGTCATTGTCCGCGGCTGAGCGTTTCAGCGCTGAACAGGCGGTCGCCGCCGGTACCGATTTTGCCGAACTTCGGGTGGCGGCCCAGGGGCTGTTCTGGAACGAGTTCCGCCCCAGCGACGGCGCCTGCCGGATCTGGCACTGGCGCGCAGGCCAGGCCCGTTGCCTGACGCCCAATGGCTTCAGCGTACGCAGCCGGGTTTACGAATACGGCGGCGGCAGCTTCTGCCTGAGCGACGATGGCCTGGTGTTCGTCAACGAGGCAGACCAGCAGCTCTATGCCCAGGACCTTGATGGCGGATTGCCGCAGTTGTTATCCACAGGCCAGTGCCGTTTCGGCGATCTGCGCTGGGCCAACGGCCAGGTGCTGGCCGTGGAGGAAAGCCATGGCCCCGGAGCAGTCCAGCATCGCCTGGTCGCCATCGCCAAGGGCTTGCGTGAAGTACTGGCCGAAGGCGCCGACTTTTACGCCTCGCCCACCGTGAGCGCCGACGGCACACGCCTGGCCTGGATTGAGTGGAGCCGCCCCGATCAGCCGTGGACGGCGACCCGGCTGCTTTATCGCCAACGCCAGGAAGATGGCCAGTGGGGTGAACCGCAGTGTGTTGCCGGCAGCGACGGCCCCCAGCAATCGCTGCAGCAGCCTCGTTTTGATGGGCAAGGGCGGCTGTACTGTTTGTCTGACCGCAATGGTTTCTGGCAACCCTGGGGGGAAACGGCAACAGGCTGGAACCCCTTGCCTGCCGCCGCTGCCGACCATGCCGGAGCCCCCTGGCAATTGGCCGCCAGCACCTGGCTGCCACTGGATCGGCACAGCTATCTGGCCAGCTGGTTCGACAACGGCTTCAGCCGCCTGGGCGTTTGTCTGGCTGATGGCTCGGTAGAGGACTATAGCGGCGACTACAGCCGATTCCGTTGCCTCGACCTGGACGAGCAGCACATCTATGCCATTGCCTCCTCGGCCATTTGTTCACCGGCGGTGATCACCATCAATCGCCACACCCATGCGGTACAGATACTGGCGGGCGGAGCCCTGCCGTTGCCCGCCGAACGCATCAGCCGCCCGCAAGCCCTGTGCTACCCCAGTGGCGACGGCATCGCCCATGGCTTCTTCTACCCGCCCATGAACGATGACGCGCAGCCCCCGCTGCTGGTGTTCATTCATGGCGGCCCGACCTCGGCCTGCTTTCCGGTGCTCGACCCGCGCATCCAGTACTGGACCCAGCGCGGCTTTGCCGTCGCCGATCTCAATTACCGCGGCAGCAGCGGCTATGGCCGTGACTATCGTCAGGCCCTGCACCTGCGCTGGGGCGAGGTTGACGTCGAAGATGCCTGTGCCGTGGTTGCGCACCTGGCCGAACGCAAGCTGATCGACCCGCAGCGGGCGTTCATCCGCGGCGGCAGCGCAGGCGGCTATACCACCCTTTGCGCCCTGGCCTTTCACGCTGTATTCCGTGCCGGCGCCAGCCTCTATGGTGTCAGTGACCCGCAGGCGCTGGCCCGAGCCACGCACAAGTTTGAAGGGGATTACCTCGACTGGCTGATTGGCGACCCCGTGGCCGATGCCGAGCGTTACCAGCAACGCACCCCTCTGCTGCATGCCGCAAACATCAAGGTGCCGGTGATCTTCTTTCAGGGGGAACTGGATGCAGTGGTGGTACCTGAGCAGACCCGTTCGATGCTTGACGCGTTGAAGGCCAACGGTGTTCGCGCCGAAGGGCATTTCTACCCTTCAGAGCGTCACGGTTTTCGTACTGCAAGCAACTTGGCGCATGCACTGGAAGCGGAATGGAAGTTCTACAGCACCACGCTGGCAAGCGATCACACTTGA
- the pqqC gene encoding pyrroloquinoline-quinone synthase PqqC: protein MSAAKPLSPVEFEQALRAKGAYYHIHHPYHVAMYEGRASREQIQGWVANRFYYQVNIPMKDAAILANCPDREIRREWIQRLLDHDGAPGEDGGIEAWLRLGQAVGLDPDQLRSQELVLPGVRFAVDAYVNFARRASWQEAASSSLTELFAPQIHQSRLDSWPQHYPWIDPAGYEYFRTRLGQARRDVEHGLAITLQHYTTVEGQQRMLEILQFKLDILWSMLDAMSMAYELNRPPYHSVTCERVWHKGIAL, encoded by the coding sequence ATGAGCGCTGCCAAACCGCTGTCCCCCGTCGAGTTCGAACAGGCCCTGCGTGCCAAGGGCGCCTACTACCACATCCATCACCCCTACCACGTGGCGATGTATGAAGGTCGCGCCAGCCGCGAGCAGATCCAGGGCTGGGTCGCCAACCGTTTCTACTACCAGGTCAACATCCCGATGAAGGACGCGGCGATCCTGGCCAACTGCCCGGACCGCGAAATCCGTCGCGAGTGGATTCAGCGCCTGCTCGACCATGATGGCGCCCCCGGTGAAGACGGCGGCATCGAAGCCTGGCTGCGCCTGGGCCAGGCCGTCGGCCTGGACCCGGATCAGTTGCGCTCCCAGGAATTGGTGCTGCCAGGCGTGCGCTTTGCCGTGGATGCCTATGTCAACTTCGCCCGCCGCGCCAGCTGGCAGGAAGCGGCCAGCAGTTCGCTGACCGAATTGTTCGCCCCGCAGATCCACCAGTCGCGGCTGGACAGTTGGCCACAGCACTATCCGTGGATCGATCCTGCGGGCTACGAGTACTTCCGCACCCGTTTGGGCCAGGCGCGGCGTGACGTCGAGCATGGCCTGGCGATCACCCTGCAGCACTACACTACAGTTGAAGGCCAGCAACGCATGCTGGAGATCCTGCAGTTCAAGCTGGACATTCTCTGGAGCATGCTCGACGCCATGAGCATGGCCTACGAACTGAACCGCCCGCCGTATCACAGTGTCACCTGCGAAAGGGTCTGGCACAAAGGAATCGCCTTATGA
- a CDS encoding FecR family protein, with amino-acid sequence MAAARRWCETHPDHQAAFVQARALWHLSGQIHAQQPARRTRPVFWASAAALIVGIAVLLVRVNAWDADYRTDTGEQKRIVLADGSRVLLDSASAIDVSFSGQQRTVVLRKGEALFEVAHDPDKPFVVNADQTSATALGTVYAVSRGSDQVRVIVSQGRVAVRGPLNEVRLQANQQVIWQAPQLSAVQAVDTNSALAWRDGRLVFKLTPLPEVIAQIQRYRPGLVVIADDHLRSLKVSGTFYLDKLDEGLQSLEKAFPLTISRYTDHFLLVSARPANN; translated from the coding sequence ATTGCTGCTGCACGGCGGTGGTGTGAAACGCACCCAGATCATCAAGCGGCTTTTGTCCAGGCCAGAGCACTCTGGCATCTCAGTGGTCAGATACATGCTCAACAACCCGCTCGGCGCACACGCCCAGTGTTCTGGGCCAGTGCCGCTGCCCTGATAGTAGGCATTGCCGTGCTGCTTGTACGGGTCAATGCCTGGGACGCCGATTACCGTACAGATACAGGCGAACAAAAGCGTATTGTCCTGGCCGACGGTTCGCGGGTACTGCTCGATTCCGCCTCGGCGATAGATGTCAGTTTCAGCGGCCAACAGCGTACTGTCGTGCTACGCAAGGGCGAAGCACTGTTCGAAGTGGCCCATGATCCCGACAAGCCCTTCGTGGTCAATGCCGACCAAACTAGCGCTACGGCTCTGGGTACGGTCTATGCCGTCTCTCGGGGCTCCGATCAGGTCCGGGTCATCGTGAGCCAGGGGCGAGTCGCCGTTCGCGGCCCACTCAACGAAGTACGGTTGCAAGCTAACCAGCAGGTGATCTGGCAGGCGCCGCAACTGAGCGCAGTCCAGGCGGTAGATACCAACAGCGCCCTGGCCTGGCGCGACGGCCGCCTGGTTTTCAAGCTGACGCCGCTTCCAGAAGTCATTGCCCAGATTCAACGCTATCGCCCAGGGCTGGTAGTGATTGCCGACGATCACCTGCGCAGCCTCAAAGTCAGCGGCACCTTCTATCTCGACAAGCTCGACGAGGGCCTGCAAAGTCTGGAAAAAGCTTTTCCGCTCACCATCAGCCGCTATACCGATCATTTCCTGTTGGTTTCAGCGCGTCCGGCGAACAACTGA